GACGTTAGGTGGCGGAATAACGATAGTATAGGGTTCGCGACTATCCGGTTCAGAGTGGAACAATTTGTTGTCCATCCAATATTTATACCACTTCTCTTCTACCTCTGCGGGGTTGTATTTGCTTGCAATCTCCATACGAACATAATTGAGTTTAATCATACAAAATCCGCACACAACTACGATCATCTTGTCTCGTCTTGTGCGGTCTTATCCTGTTTTACGATGATGCTTCACCTCCGGTTTTTTTGCCCGGCGGACGTAACGTCAAAAAGACGGAAGCAAAATACAAAAGTACAAAAAATAACTCAAAACGTTCTTGTATTTGAAAACAGCTATGCCTGTAAAATAGGCGTCCCCTGTTTGTTCTTAAAGGTAGTACTGGATATACTCGCGGCAAGGAGAGACAATGTATGATCGACCCCATCAGCATTTACAATTGCTATGGTGGGTCCTGTCTCGGAACTTCCGGCAACAACCCTCAGAGTATAGGATAAATATTCAAAAAATAATGACAAAATTTTAATATCCGGGATATCATTTTTCCAATTACTCTGGATAGAGAAGATAAGGTTTTCGTTGCCGTTTGAATGTCTCCACATCGCCGGACCATTTTTCCCTGATCTCTCCGGCTGATTTTCCCGCGATAATATCTTTGCGGATATAGTCTATTCCGACCAGTTTTTCAAAGAAGGAGGAGAAAAACTTCTCTCCCATATTCAGGTTATTATAGGCATCGATGATATAGGAGAGGTCGAATCCGTTTTTCCATATTAGTTCATTGGGGACCTGCCGCAGATCCACTCCGTAGCATTTTTTATTGAGCAGTGGCGGATTCTTGGCGCCGGGTACGCTTCGGGGAGTGAACGAAAAATCAGATCCTTTATACTGCGGATGTCCGTATACCTCAAAAGGGAATGATGTACCACGCCCCAGGCTCATCACCGTCCCTTCGAAAAGACAGGTGGAAGGATACAGGTAGATCGAGTGGATATTGGGGAGGTTTGGGGACGGGGCGATGGGCAGCTCATAACGGGTTTGATGGGTATAGTTTTTGCAGGGAACGACCGTCACATCACACACCTTGCCTTCCGGAAGCCATTTCTCCCCGTTGATCATCAACGCCAGCTCACCGAGTGTCATGCCGTGTACCACCGGAATAGGCAGCCATCCTACACCCGATTTATGTTTCATATCGAGGATCGGGCCATCCACATAGAATCCGTTCGGGTTGGGACGATCCAGCACGACCATCTTTTTTTCGTGCTCCGCACAGGCATCCATCAGGCGGGCCATGCTGGCGTAATAAGTATAGAAGCGGAGCCCCACATCCTGCAGGTCGAACAGCAGTACATCGAATTGCTTCATCTTGTCCGGTGACGGTTTACCGCTTCCGCTGCCGTAGAGTGACCAGATAGGGATATTTGTCTTTTCGTCAACCGAATTCGAAACATGTTCTCCCGCATCCGCAGTACCACGAAAACCATGTTCGGGAGAAAAAATACCCACTACATTGAATTGGTGTCTGGCCAGCATATCCACCAGATGTTCATTTCCGGCCATTCCTGTCTGGTTGGTCATTACTGCAATCCGTTTTCCTGTCAACAGGGGAAAATAAAGATCAGTTTGTTCAGCACCTACCTTTACGGTCGCTTCATTTTGAGCAAATATAAAAGTAGAAAGGAGTAGAATAGGTAGAAATATATATTTTTTCATACTTATTTGAACTAAAGGATTTGGGATTTGGGATTTGGGAATTGGGAATTGGGAATTGGGAATTGGGAATTATCTACATCCGACATCCGACATCCCACATTCATTGTTATTCCGTTTTTATTTTGGTGTATTTCTGCTGTTCATGGAGCCAGTCGAATTCCGTCTCCAGCGATAGCAGCTCTTTTTTTATTTTTGTGAGTCTGGAAAGAACTTCAACCCGCTTCTCTTCCTCGTCTTTTTTTGATTTTAGCGTCTGCCGGGCTCCTTCCAGCGTCATTCCTTTCTCTTTTACCAGATGATACACGATTTCTACCTGTTGTATATCTTCACGGGTGTACTGGCGGGTACCTCCCGCTGTTTTTTTAGGATTGATATTTTCGAATTCCTTTTCCCAGAAACGTAGAAGTGACACGTTGACCGCAAAATGATCGGCCACTTCCTGAATGGAATAGAAGAGGCGCTTGTCATCAAACTGAATTGGTTTCTTTCTTTTTCCCATAATAATCTTTTTGTAAATGGGCACGGTTGGAATAATTGGCCGGATAAATGTTATCCATTTCAAAAATAATATTTTCCGTTAGGAGGGGCAAGTTTTTTCGCTATTATTCGCCTGATTTCTGTTTATCTCCCATTTTTTCGCGATGTAAATGATAGAACTTGCTCGCTCCGGATTGAATAGGGAGCGCATAAGGCCTATCGCACCTACTCCGAATGGCCTCCCATATTTCATCAACGGATTACTCCCCCTGTATTTCTCACTCAGCAAGGAGATGTAAAAGGCATCCAAAGGCATACGTACTCTCTTTATTATTTTCAGGTGATGTTTGGTAAGTAGTTTTTCGACAGTATCAGGAGAGAAATGCCAGAGATGGCGTGGAATATCATAAGCAGCCCACAACTCTTTATAGAATCCTGCATCGTAGGAGTGACAGTTGGGGAGCGCAAGTACGATAATCCCTTCCGGAGTGGTAATCTCTTTTATTTTGTCGATGGTTTCATTGAGTTTTTCAAGATGTTCCAGTACATGCCACAGTGTTACGACATTGAATGAGGAACTCTCCATCTCCCAGAAAAAATTTTCGTCATTTACCATCAAGCCTGAGCGGATAGTCGCGCTTTCCCGGGCTTTTTCATCCTTCTCGATACCCGAAACAATCCATCCTTGTTCCTTTGCTGCTTCCAGAAAGTGACCCGTGCCGCAGCCGATATCCAGTAATCGGATGGGGGGCCTGGCCGCATGAGCTGCTACCAGGCCGACTTTTTTTCTCAGCATCCTTTTCCGGAAGTAGTGGTATAGCCGGTTGATCAGCCCTTTGTATGAATCGGAATGGGAGATATAATCCGGTGAGTCGTAATATCTGCCGATAGCATCTTCCGAAGGAAAATTATTTGTGAAACGAAACCCGCAATGGGCACAATCACAGACGGGAAATACCTCTCTGCTTGAGAAGTAATCGACACCGTCAAAAGTTTTCTTCAAATCGTTACTGCCGCAAACAGGACAGCTTGTAATGGTGATAATTGACATATATACGGATTAAACCTATATTAGACGTTCAAAAGTACGACTATTCACGTGGAAAGACAAATTTTCTATTTTCCTTTTTATAGGAGATTAGAAAAGTATTATTGTTAACTCAACGTTCGCATGTAAATTTGAAGCCATATATGGCTAAAGTGGGGATCTTTAGTTGTAATCATCAGAACAAGCGAAACATGATTGGTTAATATTATACCTGTTCTACAATATTTGATAGAAAAGCCAATTAAAAAATCTGTTTTTCTTGTTTAATAAATTGTAATAATTTATCTTTATAGCTTTCGATTTAGAACACCTGGCATTAAGGGAACAAAAGTTTTAAAAGAAAGTGTCCAGGACAGAGATCAATAAGGCTCCTTAACTTAAACAGATCCAGGCCATTGATGAATTCACATAAAAACAACCATTATGCAGTATTCTAGAAGACAATTTATTAAATCTGCGGCTGTCATTGCAGGAGCAGCGGCAGTCAATCCCCTCTCTTCCGCCGTTACACCTTCGGTTTCAGGATCTGTCTGGCAGAGCGGATCTACGCAGGGAATGAAGAAGGTGACCTTAAAAAAGAGTTTAGGGTTTGGAATGATCGATGAGAAATTGTCACTAACCGAAAAATTCAAACTGGTCAGGGATTTGGGTTTCGA
This window of the Proteiniphilum saccharofermentans genome carries:
- a CDS encoding exo-beta-N-acetylmuramidase NamZ family protein, whose product is MKKYIFLPILLLSTFIFAQNEATVKVGAEQTDLYFPLLTGKRIAVMTNQTGMAGNEHLVDMLARHQFNVVGIFSPEHGFRGTADAGEHVSNSVDEKTNIPIWSLYGSGSGKPSPDKMKQFDVLLFDLQDVGLRFYTYYASMARLMDACAEHEKKMVVLDRPNPNGFYVDGPILDMKHKSGVGWLPIPVVHGMTLGELALMINGEKWLPEGKVCDVTVVPCKNYTHQTRYELPIAPSPNLPNIHSIYLYPSTCLFEGTVMSLGRGTSFPFEVYGHPQYKGSDFSFTPRSVPGAKNPPLLNKKCYGVDLRQVPNELIWKNGFDLSYIIDAYNNLNMGEKFFSSFFEKLVGIDYIRKDIIAGKSAGEIREKWSGDVETFKRQRKPYLLYPE
- a CDS encoding class I SAM-dependent methyltransferase codes for the protein MKKTFDGVDYFSSREVFPVCDCAHCGFRFTNNFPSEDAIGRYYDSPDYISHSDSYKGLINRLYHYFRKRMLRKKVGLVAAHAARPPIRLLDIGCGTGHFLEAAKEQGWIVSGIEKDEKARESATIRSGLMVNDENFFWEMESSSFNVVTLWHVLEHLEKLNETIDKIKEITTPEGIIVLALPNCHSYDAGFYKELWAAYDIPRHLWHFSPDTVEKLLTKHHLKIIKRVRMPLDAFYISLLSEKYRGSNPLMKYGRPFGVGAIGLMRSLFNPERASSIIYIAKKWEINRNQANNSEKTCPS
- a CDS encoding MerR family transcriptional regulator yields the protein MGKRKKPIQFDDKRLFYSIQEVADHFAVNVSLLRFWEKEFENINPKKTAGGTRQYTREDIQQVEIVYHLVKEKGMTLEGARQTLKSKKDEEEKRVEVLSRLTKIKKELLSLETEFDWLHEQQKYTKIKTE